A single Anopheles arabiensis isolate DONGOLA chromosome 2, AaraD3, whole genome shotgun sequence DNA region contains:
- the LOC120906862 gene encoding transmembrane protein 179 yields MALANVLILSQIAGHVFAFILSMCIFIPLAIHVRSFDGHCLLFTTGTWQEKDGLFDVRWASEAYCNYPIIVGVCLFIIAGVQIYRMALLAYRELESSFLGLFFDVVFSISLCTMTLIAAIIITLGFMAWCGEMTARFPSCEIADGQNITNVELNIQTSGFYIEMGTAQFGAWASFATWVGLSVFSLLKLINNHQVRNIRVSMYIERQRLVNEEVYRNTTSELPSGALSDN; encoded by the exons ATGGCCCTTGCTAACGTATTAATACTGAGCCAAATTGCGGGCCATGTCTTTGCATTTATCCTGTCGATGTGCATCTTTATTCCGCTCGCTATACATGTTCGATCGTTCGA TGGTCACTGTTTACTGTTTACCACTGGCACCTGGCAGGAAAAGGATGGTCTGTTCGATGTAAGGTGGGCCTCGGAGGCTTACTGCAACTATCCCATTATCGTCGGTGTCTGCTTGTTCATCATTGCCGGTGTTCAAATCTATAG GATGGCTCTGTTGGCATACCGTGAACTTGAGAGCTCCTTTCTGGGGTTATTTTTCGACGTAGTATTTAGCATTTCCCTGTGCACAATGACCCTTATCGCCGCTATCATCATAACGCTTGGTTTCATGGCCTGGTGTGGAGAGATGACCGCACGTTTCCCATC ATGTGAAATCGCAGATGGGCAGAACATAACAAACGTGGAGCTCAACATCCAGACGTCCGGATTCTACATCGAAATGGGCACGGCACAGTTTGGCGCCTGGGCATCGTTTGCGACCTGGGTAGGTTTGTCCGTTTTTTCGCTGTTAAAACTGATCAACAACCACCAGGTGCGCAACATCCGCGTATCGATGTACATCGAGCGGCAGCGTTTGGTAAACGAGGAAGTCTATCGCAATACCACATCCGAACTGCCGTCAGGAGCACTCAGTGATAACTAA